In a single window of the Jaculus jaculus isolate mJacJac1 chromosome 9, mJacJac1.mat.Y.cur, whole genome shotgun sequence genome:
- the Ppp1r3b gene encoding protein phosphatase 1 regulatory subunit 3B isoform X2, whose amino-acid sequence MSCARVLAYASSPVMAVDIEYRYSSMAPSLRRERFSFKISPKLSKPLRPCIQLGNKDEASGLVAPTVQEKKVKKRVSFADNQGLALTMVKVFSEFDDPLDIPFNITELLDNIVSLTTAESESFVLDFSQPSADYLDFRNRLQANHVCLENCVLKDKAIAGTVKVQNLAFEKIVKVRMTFDTWKSFTDFPCRYVKDTYAGSDRDTFSFDIRLPEKIQSYERMEFAVCFKCNGQEYWDSNKGRNYRIIRAELQATQGITEPQNGPDFGIAFDQFGSPRCSYGLFPEWPSYLGYEKLGPYY is encoded by the exons ATGAGCTGTGCCCG agttcTAGCCTATGCGTCTAGCCCCGTGATGGCTGTGGACATCGAGTACAGATACAGTAGCATGGCTCCTTCCTTGCGCCGAGAGCGCTTCTCCTTCAAGATCTCCCCCAAGCTGAGCAAGCCACTGAGGCCTTGTATTCAGCTGGGCAACAAAGATGAAGCCAGCGGCCTGGTGGCCCCGACTGTGCAGGAGAAGAAGGTGAAAAAGCGGGTGTCCTTCGCAGACAATCAGGGGCTGGCCCTGACAATGGTCAAAGTGTTCTCCGAGTTTGATGACCCGTTAGATATTCCATTTAACATCACCGAGCTCCTGGACAACATCGTGAGTCTGACGACAGCAGAGAGTGAGagctttgttttggatttttcacAGCCTTCTGCGGATTACCTAGACTTTAGAAACCGACTACAGGCCAACCACGTCTGCCTGGAAAACTGTGTTCTAAAGGACAAAGCCATCGCAGGCACCGTGAAGGTTCAGAACCTCGCATTTGAGAAGATCGTGAAGGTCAGAATGACATTTGACACCTGGAAAAGCTTCACAGACTTCCCTTGCCGGTATGTGAAGGACACTTACGCCGGTTCAGACAGGGACACATTCTCCTTTGACATCAGATTGCCTGAGAAGATTCAGTCTTATGAGAGAATGGAGTTTGCTGTGTGTTTCAAGTGTAATGGCCAGGAATACTGGGACAGCAACAAAGGCAGAAACTATAGGATCATCCGGGCTGAACTCCAGGCCACTCAGGGAATAACAGAGCCACAGAATGGGCCGGATTTCGGGATAGCATTTGACCAGTTTGGAAGCCCTCGGTGTTCCTATGGGCTGTTTCCAGAGTGGCCTAGTTACTTGGGATATGAAAAGCTAGGGCCCTACTACTAG
- the Ppp1r3b gene encoding protein phosphatase 1 regulatory subunit 3B isoform X1, translated as MAVDIEYRYSSMAPSLRRERFSFKISPKLSKPLRPCIQLGNKDEASGLVAPTVQEKKVKKRVSFADNQGLALTMVKVFSEFDDPLDIPFNITELLDNIVSLTTAESESFVLDFSQPSADYLDFRNRLQANHVCLENCVLKDKAIAGTVKVQNLAFEKIVKVRMTFDTWKSFTDFPCRYVKDTYAGSDRDTFSFDIRLPEKIQSYERMEFAVCFKCNGQEYWDSNKGRNYRIIRAELQATQGITEPQNGPDFGIAFDQFGSPRCSYGLFPEWPSYLGYEKLGPYY; from the coding sequence ATGGCTGTGGACATCGAGTACAGATACAGTAGCATGGCTCCTTCCTTGCGCCGAGAGCGCTTCTCCTTCAAGATCTCCCCCAAGCTGAGCAAGCCACTGAGGCCTTGTATTCAGCTGGGCAACAAAGATGAAGCCAGCGGCCTGGTGGCCCCGACTGTGCAGGAGAAGAAGGTGAAAAAGCGGGTGTCCTTCGCAGACAATCAGGGGCTGGCCCTGACAATGGTCAAAGTGTTCTCCGAGTTTGATGACCCGTTAGATATTCCATTTAACATCACCGAGCTCCTGGACAACATCGTGAGTCTGACGACAGCAGAGAGTGAGagctttgttttggatttttcacAGCCTTCTGCGGATTACCTAGACTTTAGAAACCGACTACAGGCCAACCACGTCTGCCTGGAAAACTGTGTTCTAAAGGACAAAGCCATCGCAGGCACCGTGAAGGTTCAGAACCTCGCATTTGAGAAGATCGTGAAGGTCAGAATGACATTTGACACCTGGAAAAGCTTCACAGACTTCCCTTGCCGGTATGTGAAGGACACTTACGCCGGTTCAGACAGGGACACATTCTCCTTTGACATCAGATTGCCTGAGAAGATTCAGTCTTATGAGAGAATGGAGTTTGCTGTGTGTTTCAAGTGTAATGGCCAGGAATACTGGGACAGCAACAAAGGCAGAAACTATAGGATCATCCGGGCTGAACTCCAGGCCACTCAGGGAATAACAGAGCCACAGAATGGGCCGGATTTCGGGATAGCATTTGACCAGTTTGGAAGCCCTCGGTGTTCCTATGGGCTGTTTCCAGAGTGGCCTAGTTACTTGGGATATGAAAAGCTAGGGCCCTACTACTAG